Proteins encoded in a region of the Niveispirillum cyanobacteriorum genome:
- a CDS encoding acyl-CoA thioesterase: MSRPIAPTRADFRHFRRLDTRWMDNDVYGHVNNVTYYSYFDTAVNAYLIEKGVLDIHGGGTIGLVVETGCRYFASVAFPDTLEAGIKVAHLGNSSVRYEVGIFREGADSAAAAGHFIHVYVDRDSRRPVTLPADLRGVLEGLV; the protein is encoded by the coding sequence ATGTCCCGTCCGATCGCCCCGACCCGCGCCGATTTCCGGCATTTCCGCCGGCTGGACACGCGCTGGATGGACAATGACGTCTATGGTCACGTCAACAACGTCACTTACTATTCCTATTTCGACACGGCGGTGAACGCCTATCTGATCGAAAAGGGTGTCCTGGACATCCATGGCGGCGGCACCATCGGGCTGGTGGTGGAAACGGGGTGCCGGTACTTCGCGTCGGTGGCCTTTCCCGACACGTTGGAGGCCGGCATCAAGGTCGCCCATCTGGGCAACAGCTCTGTCCGGTACGAGGTTGGTATCTTCCGCGAAGGGGCCGACAGTGCCGCCGCCGCCGGGCATTTCATCCATGTCTATGTCGATCGCGACAGCCGCCGACCTGTCACCCTGCCTGCGGATCTACGGGGGGTGTTAGAGGGGTTGGTTTAA
- a CDS encoding PepSY-associated TM helix domain-containing protein gives MSSRTIRAWFWVHKWSSLICTAFLLMLCLTGLPLIFHDEIEAMGADKQTLTATDAPNRSLDEIMAIALADRPGHAGLFMSFDEDRPVVNVTTAPRPDSPETEMTLRSYDLRTGELVGVITDDGVMHFLLQLHTDMFLGLPGMLFLGFMGVLFFVATVSGVVLYAPFMRKLAFGTVRASRSTRVRWLDYHNLLGIVTLAWVSVVGLTGVINTLATPIVQLWQQGELAELTGAYRGLAPIPPGQLGSLHDAVATARQAAPGNWVQFVAFPGGAFSTQHHYAVFLQGDTPLTQKLLTPALIDAQTGDLTAMRPLPWYVQTLLMSQPLHFGDYGGLPLKLLWAVLDLFSIIILGSGLYLWLAKRGMASEARLREIEASVVMGAAE, from the coding sequence ATGTCCTCCCGGACGATCCGTGCCTGGTTCTGGGTCCATAAATGGTCCAGCCTGATCTGTACGGCATTCCTGCTGATGCTGTGCCTTACCGGCCTGCCCCTGATCTTTCATGATGAGATCGAGGCGATGGGGGCGGATAAACAGACACTGACCGCCACGGATGCACCCAACCGTTCCCTGGATGAGATTATGGCCATCGCCCTGGCCGACCGTCCGGGCCATGCGGGCCTGTTCATGAGCTTTGACGAGGATCGGCCCGTTGTAAATGTCACGACGGCACCGCGCCCAGATTCGCCGGAAACGGAAATGACCCTGCGGTCATACGATTTGCGTACCGGCGAACTGGTCGGTGTGATCACCGATGACGGGGTGATGCATTTCCTGTTGCAGCTTCACACCGACATGTTCTTGGGCCTGCCCGGAATGCTGTTCCTGGGCTTCATGGGCGTGCTGTTCTTCGTGGCCACCGTATCGGGCGTCGTGCTGTATGCGCCGTTCATGCGCAAGCTGGCCTTCGGTACCGTGCGAGCCAGTCGGTCTACGCGCGTCAGGTGGCTGGATTATCACAATCTTCTGGGCATCGTGACCCTGGCCTGGGTCAGCGTGGTCGGCCTGACGGGCGTGATCAATACGCTGGCTACTCCCATTGTTCAGCTCTGGCAGCAGGGTGAACTGGCGGAATTGACGGGTGCCTATAGAGGATTGGCGCCGATCCCGCCTGGTCAGCTTGGTTCCCTGCATGATGCGGTGGCGACCGCACGGCAGGCCGCACCCGGCAACTGGGTGCAGTTCGTGGCCTTTCCGGGTGGTGCGTTCAGCACACAGCATCATTATGCCGTGTTCCTGCAGGGCGACACGCCCCTGACCCAGAAGCTGCTGACGCCGGCCCTTATCGATGCCCAGACCGGTGACTTGACGGCGATGCGCCCGTTGCCCTGGTACGTGCAGACGCTGTTGATGTCACAGCCGCTGCATTTCGGGGATTATGGCGGGCTGCCGCTGAAACTGCTTTGGGCCGTGCTGGACCTGTTCAGCATCATCATCCTGGGATCGGGTCTGTATCTGTGGCTGGCAAAGCGTGGCATGGCCTCGGAAGCGCGCCTGCGGGAGATCGAAGCATCCGTCGTCATGGGGGCGGCGGAATGA
- a CDS encoding acyl-CoA thioesterase has protein sequence MFEHGVTAMEAAETGPGPEEMVERLVRLLTVSELGPDLYQGSRQIGGKGRVFGGQVVAQALAAAIRTVEGGRIAHSLHAYFMRGGDENFPIDLRVHRDFDGRSFATRRVEAIQGGEPILTLTASFHRPEEGLAHTDYRMPAVPRPEDLPPEAEIVKSFIDKLPAPAQAFLRRRRAVELRHVNRVDPTDGQPHDPVQHVWFRVVAPLPDDADLHRVALAYVSDMVLLGSSLLPHGLNWLAGTAKGASLDHAVWLHERDFRADDWLLYTTHSPWSGGGRGLNQGRIYDRTGRLIASTAQEGVIRKMS, from the coding sequence ATGTTTGAACATGGGGTAACCGCGATGGAAGCGGCAGAGACGGGTCCCGGCCCGGAAGAGATGGTAGAGCGGCTGGTCCGCCTGCTGACGGTCAGCGAACTGGGCCCGGACCTTTACCAGGGGTCACGCCAGATCGGCGGCAAGGGCCGCGTGTTCGGCGGGCAGGTGGTGGCCCAAGCCCTGGCCGCGGCCATCCGTACCGTTGAGGGGGGGCGCATTGCCCATTCTCTGCATGCCTATTTCATGCGCGGGGGGGATGAGAATTTCCCCATCGACCTGCGTGTCCACCGCGATTTCGATGGACGCAGCTTTGCCACCCGCCGGGTGGAGGCGATCCAGGGTGGCGAACCGATCCTGACCCTGACCGCCTCATTCCACCGGCCGGAAGAGGGGTTAGCCCACACCGATTACCGCATGCCGGCCGTTCCCCGGCCTGAGGATCTGCCGCCCGAGGCGGAGATCGTGAAAAGCTTCATCGACAAGCTGCCGGCACCGGCCCAAGCTTTTTTGCGCCGTCGCCGGGCCGTGGAACTGCGCCATGTGAACCGCGTGGACCCGACGGATGGGCAGCCGCACGACCCGGTGCAGCATGTCTGGTTCCGTGTGGTGGCCCCGCTGCCGGACGATGCCGACCTGCACCGGGTGGCGCTGGCCTATGTTTCCGACATGGTGTTGCTGGGCTCCTCACTGCTGCCGCACGGGCTGAACTGGTTGGCGGGGACTGCCAAGGGGGCCAGCCTGGACCATGCCGTCTGGCTGCATGAGCGGGATTTCCGGGCCGATGATTGGCTGCTCTACACTACGCACAGCCCCTGGTCTGGTGGCGGACGCGGTCTGAACCAGGGCCGCATCTATGACCGGACAGGCCGCCTGATCGCCAGCACGGCGCAGGAAGGCGTGATCCGCAAGATGAGTTGA
- the pseG gene encoding UDP-2,4-diacetamido-2,4,6-trideoxy-beta-L-altropyranose hydrolase, producing the protein MALILIRADASPAKGTGHIMRCLALAEALRAQGDHVAFVTAEITPSLADRLAADGWGHYIVTGDGPAAMLELSNRLKADALVVDSYWLDTDWRAAVRPGFRAVLALDDLADRPLHADLVWNPSPLAHTLPYDRLAPGAGLLFGDAYLLLRQEIARAALGPRLPLADRDSILLTFGGSDPAGLTVPVVKRLAPALPAGMHLDVVAGGSNPALDCIRAACARFPDQVRLHVDSRRMGELMAGAGLAVTAGGGTVGELATLAVPTLLVVVADNQAPAADDARAKGWAAVVDARGHRMAADSIVERTLSLWSDLCTRTTLSHRISAGGIDGRGAERVSAALRNLLT; encoded by the coding sequence ATGGCCCTGATCCTGATCCGCGCCGATGCCAGCCCGGCCAAGGGTACTGGCCATATCATGCGCTGCCTCGCCCTGGCGGAGGCATTGCGCGCCCAGGGTGACCATGTGGCCTTCGTCACGGCGGAGATTACACCATCGCTGGCCGATCGTCTGGCTGCGGATGGATGGGGTCATTACATCGTGACCGGCGACGGTCCGGCGGCAATGCTGGAACTTTCTAACCGGCTGAAGGCCGACGCTCTAGTCGTTGACAGCTACTGGCTGGATACCGATTGGCGGGCCGCCGTGCGGCCTGGGTTCCGGGCTGTGCTGGCGCTGGATGATCTGGCCGACCGTCCCCTACATGCGGATCTGGTCTGGAACCCCTCCCCGCTCGCCCACACCCTGCCCTATGACCGGCTGGCACCCGGCGCGGGTCTGCTGTTCGGGGATGCGTACCTGCTACTGCGTCAGGAGATTGCACGGGCGGCGTTGGGGCCACGGCTGCCCCTGGCCGACCGCGACAGCATCCTGCTGACTTTCGGCGGCTCTGATCCGGCGGGCCTGACGGTGCCGGTGGTGAAGCGACTGGCCCCTGCACTGCCCGCCGGCATGCATCTGGACGTGGTGGCGGGTGGCAGCAACCCCGCTCTGGACTGTATCCGCGCCGCCTGCGCCCGGTTTCCAGATCAGGTGCGACTGCATGTGGACAGCCGGCGAATGGGGGAGTTGATGGCGGGTGCCGGGCTGGCGGTCACGGCGGGCGGCGGCACAGTCGGGGAACTGGCGACCCTGGCCGTGCCCACCTTGCTGGTGGTGGTTGCCGACAATCAGGCCCCCGCCGCCGATGATGCGCGGGCCAAGGGCTGGGCCGCTGTTGTCGATGCGCGGGGGCACCGGATGGCGGCTGACTCGATTGTGGAAAGGACCCTATCGCTCTGGTCCGACCTGTGCACCCGTACCACCCTGTCCCACCGCATCTCTGCCGGTGGCATCGACGGGCGCGGGGCGGAGCGGGTGTCGGCGGCGCTGCGGAACCTGCTGACGTAG
- a CDS encoding 3-oxoacyl-ACP synthase III family protein → MKATIEGVRIAGVRAVVPRQRHSFVEEPGIFTPEEARKLHAGIGVYERRVLPRPYCASDMCRAAAEGLLEQLGWEPSSVDVLIFVSQDVDYVLPVTAAVLQRHLGLPTSAACFDVTLGCSGFVYGVWMAARLLAGTAKRALVLCGDNSTRWLHPEDKATLPLFGDAGSATALEIDPGASPIHVSLGTDGGGAKHIFVKAGGKRDCLIPTDPPRSEAEMTRLYRDARLHLNGAEVFTFTLRAVPGLLKEAMADAGVTVGDLDYVVPHQANKMMLDHIRKKIGADPVKYIIDMEKYGNTSSASVPLALCSRLGAELAEGRKKLLLAGFGVGWSWGTILTDIGPIPAPTVVDLPEDYPVMEV, encoded by the coding sequence ATGAAGGCCACCATCGAAGGGGTACGGATCGCCGGTGTGCGGGCCGTGGTGCCGCGTCAGCGCCATTCCTTTGTCGAGGAACCGGGCATCTTCACGCCGGAGGAGGCGCGCAAGCTGCATGCCGGCATCGGTGTCTATGAGCGCCGCGTTCTGCCCCGGCCCTATTGCGCGTCGGACATGTGCCGGGCGGCAGCGGAAGGGTTGCTGGAACAACTGGGCTGGGAACCGTCATCGGTCGATGTGCTGATTTTCGTCAGCCAGGATGTGGATTACGTGCTGCCGGTTACGGCGGCGGTCCTGCAACGACATCTGGGCCTGCCGACATCCGCGGCCTGCTTCGATGTCACCCTGGGCTGTTCGGGTTTTGTCTATGGCGTCTGGATGGCGGCACGGCTGCTGGCGGGTACGGCCAAGCGCGCGCTGGTCCTGTGTGGGGATAACTCCACCCGCTGGCTGCATCCGGAAGACAAGGCGACCCTGCCATTGTTCGGAGATGCGGGTTCGGCCACAGCACTGGAGATTGATCCGGGGGCATCCCCCATCCATGTCAGCCTGGGCACCGACGGCGGTGGGGCTAAGCATATTTTTGTGAAGGCCGGGGGTAAGCGCGATTGCCTTATCCCTACTGACCCGCCCCGGTCGGAGGCGGAGATGACGCGGCTTTACCGCGACGCCCGCCTGCATCTGAACGGGGCGGAGGTCTTCACCTTCACCCTGCGTGCGGTGCCGGGCCTGCTGAAAGAGGCAATGGCCGATGCGGGCGTGACGGTGGGCGATCTGGATTATGTCGTCCCGCATCAGGCCAACAAGATGATGTTGGATCATATCCGCAAGAAAATTGGCGCCGATCCCGTCAAATACATCATCGACATGGAGAAATACGGCAACACCAGCAGCGCGTCGGTGCCGTTGGCGCTCTGTTCGCGCCTGGGCGCGGAGTTGGCCGAGGGACGGAAGAAGCTGCTGCTGGCAGGGTTCGGCGTGGGTTGGTCCTGGGGCACGATCCTGACTGATATTGGCCCAATTCCGGCACCAACCGTGGTGGATCTACCGGAAGATTACCCGGTGATGGAGGTCTGA